From a single Oncorhynchus tshawytscha isolate Ot180627B linkage group LG33, Otsh_v2.0, whole genome shotgun sequence genomic region:
- the prnpb gene encoding FHA domain-containing protein FhaA isoform X2, translated as MGKLCELALVSLVLLVLLHTDSTWAKRSGSSSSKKTSSSNRGSEKKPSKTSNTQTGSYPRQPQSPNRNPNPYPAGGSYPGRGTNQNPAGGYPAAGGNPNQQYPGRGTNQGGYPNQNPAAGGYPAAGGYPNQQYPGRANPGGYPNQNPAAGGYPAAGGYPAAGGYPNQQYPGRANPGGYPNQNPAAGGYPAAGGYPAAGGYPNQQYPGRANPGGYPNQNPAAGGYPAAGGYPAAGGYPNQNPGRGGVNPGYPAGGYPAGGYPVRGGNTGWGQAGGHPGGGMGGGYQPNWNPNNKILSPRYGGGYGYGGGHGGMGGGSPFSRSVQGMGQYPSTQSKGFAKKAFMAAGVGAVAGMAIGYGLGRFPRPNFNFRNPQEEQSYNNYMYRKYGERSTDENDYGRDYTYKVPPRAESYDSFMDTCMKRNDLLQDQGRDSQATPNNQKNNPQGANSQSMPITPEVGNSSPASNQEGTDKVKPLTPAPGEIAGEGKEEADGPTVSIEEIGYPALVEQLKNRKCVELYINHSERFLEKQTAERSSGNNNNNNKNLNSRSNPLGQGLLQLITSLLMVLSSTLLLH; from the coding sequence ATGGGAAAGCTGTGTGAGCTGGCCCTGGTGTCTCTTGTCCTCCTGGTTCTGCTTCATACTGACTCTACATGGGCCAAGAgaagtggcagcagcagcagcaaaaagACATCATCCAGCAACAGGGGCTCAGAAAAAAAGCCGTCGAAAACATCAAACACACAGACGGGAAGCTACCCTAGACAACCCCAAAGCCCCAATAGGAACCCCAACCCGTACCCAGCAGGAGGTAGTTATCCAGGGAGAGGTACCAATCAGAACCCAGCTGGTGGATACCCTGCAGCAGGTGGAAACCCCAACCAGCAGTATCCAGGCCGGGGAACCAACCAAGGAGGATATCCTAACCAAAACCCTGCTGCTGGTGGCTATCCTGCTGCAGGTGGCTACCCCAACCAGCAGTATCCAGGCAGAGCCAATCCTGGGGGATATCCAAACCAGAATCCTGCAGCTGGAGGTTACCCAGCCGCTGGTGGCTATCCTGCAGCAGGTGGTTATCCCAACCAGCAATATCCAGGCAGAGCCAATCCTGGGGGATATCCAAACCAGAACCCTGCAGCTGGTGGTTACCCAGCCGCTGGTGGCTATCCTGCAGCAGGTGGCTATCCCAACCAGCAGTATCCAGGCCGGGCAAATCCTGGGGGATATCCTAACCAGAACCCAGCAGCTGGAGGTTACCCCGCCGCGGGTGGTTATCCTGCAGCAGGAGGCTACCCCAATCAGaacccagggagaggaggagtcaATCCGGGATACCCAGCCGGAGGTTACCCTGCTGGAGGTTACCCAGTAAGAGGGGGAAATACTGGCTGGGGGCAGGCAGGGGGCCACCCtggtggagggatgggaggaggttaCCAACCCAACTGGAACCCAAACAATAAGATCCTCAGTCCCCGCTATGGTGGAGGCTATGGTTATGGAGGTGGGCACGGAGGTATGGGAGGTGGCTCTCCCTTCTCACGTTCAGTTCAGGGAATGGGGCAGTACCCCTCTACTCAGTCCAAGGGGTTTGCTAAGAAGgcttttatggctgcaggggttGGGGCCGTGGCAGGGATGGCGATTGGCTATGGCCTTGGGCGTTTCCCTCGTCCAAACTTCAACTTCCGCAACCCTCAGGAAGAGCAGTCCTACAACAACTACATGTACAGAAAATATGGCGAACGCTCCACAGACGAAAACGACTATGGCCGGGACTACACCTACAAAGTACCTCCACGGGCAGAGTCCTACGACAGCTTCATGGATACCTGCATGAAGAGGAATGACCTTCTGCAGGACCAGGGCAGAGACTCCCAGGCCACACCTAACAACCAGAAGAACAACCCTCAGGGAGCCAACAGCCAGAGCATGCCCATCACTCCTGAGGTGGGGAACAGCAGTCCAGCTAGCAACCAGGAGGGAACAGACAAAGTGAAGCCTCTCACCCCTGCCCCTGGCGAGATAGCTGGAGAGGGTAAGGAAGAGGCTGATGGCCCCACAGTGAGCATTGAAGAGATTGGTTACCCTGCATTGGTGGAGCAGCTGAAGAACCGGAAGTGTGTGGAGCTGTACATAAACCACTCAGAGCGCTTCCTAGAGAAGCAGACAGCCGAACGCAGCAgcggcaacaacaacaacaacaacaaaaatctgaaCAGTCGCAGCAACCCCCTCGGTCAGGGGCTGCTACAGCTGATAACCAGTCTCCTCATGGTCCTGAGCAGCACTCTTCTACTACACTGA
- the prnpb gene encoding FHA domain-containing protein FhaA isoform X1 codes for MINRNPSPPIESSERTTQNHNSETDEKYNLSTGTKSSRISNVIMGKLCELALVSLVLLVLLHTDSTWAKRSGSSSSKKTSSSNRGSEKKPSKTSNTQTGSYPRQPQSPNRNPNPYPAGGSYPGRGTNQNPAGGYPAAGGNPNQQYPGRGTNQGGYPNQNPAAGGYPAAGGYPNQQYPGRANPGGYPNQNPAAGGYPAAGGYPAAGGYPNQQYPGRANPGGYPNQNPAAGGYPAAGGYPAAGGYPNQQYPGRANPGGYPNQNPAAGGYPAAGGYPAAGGYPNQNPGRGGVNPGYPAGGYPAGGYPVRGGNTGWGQAGGHPGGGMGGGYQPNWNPNNKILSPRYGGGYGYGGGHGGMGGGSPFSRSVQGMGQYPSTQSKGFAKKAFMAAGVGAVAGMAIGYGLGRFPRPNFNFRNPQEEQSYNNYMYRKYGERSTDENDYGRDYTYKVPPRAESYDSFMDTCMKRNDLLQDQGRDSQATPNNQKNNPQGANSQSMPITPEVGNSSPASNQEGTDKVKPLTPAPGEIAGEGKEEADGPTVSIEEIGYPALVEQLKNRKCVELYINHSERFLEKQTAERSSGNNNNNNKNLNSRSNPLGQGLLQLITSLLMVLSSTLLLH; via the exons ATGATAAATAGGAACCCCTCCCCTCCGATTGAAAGCAGTGAGCGAACGACACAGAACCATAACAGTGAAACGGATGAAAAATACAACCTTTCTACAGGAACAAAATCGTCTCGAATCTCCAACG TCATCATGGGAAAGCTGTGTGAGCTGGCCCTGGTGTCTCTTGTCCTCCTGGTTCTGCTTCATACTGACTCTACATGGGCCAAGAgaagtggcagcagcagcagcaaaaagACATCATCCAGCAACAGGGGCTCAGAAAAAAAGCCGTCGAAAACATCAAACACACAGACGGGAAGCTACCCTAGACAACCCCAAAGCCCCAATAGGAACCCCAACCCGTACCCAGCAGGAGGTAGTTATCCAGGGAGAGGTACCAATCAGAACCCAGCTGGTGGATACCCTGCAGCAGGTGGAAACCCCAACCAGCAGTATCCAGGCCGGGGAACCAACCAAGGAGGATATCCTAACCAAAACCCTGCTGCTGGTGGCTATCCTGCTGCAGGTGGCTACCCCAACCAGCAGTATCCAGGCAGAGCCAATCCTGGGGGATATCCAAACCAGAATCCTGCAGCTGGAGGTTACCCAGCCGCTGGTGGCTATCCTGCAGCAGGTGGTTATCCCAACCAGCAATATCCAGGCAGAGCCAATCCTGGGGGATATCCAAACCAGAACCCTGCAGCTGGTGGTTACCCAGCCGCTGGTGGCTATCCTGCAGCAGGTGGCTATCCCAACCAGCAGTATCCAGGCCGGGCAAATCCTGGGGGATATCCTAACCAGAACCCAGCAGCTGGAGGTTACCCCGCCGCGGGTGGTTATCCTGCAGCAGGAGGCTACCCCAATCAGaacccagggagaggaggagtcaATCCGGGATACCCAGCCGGAGGTTACCCTGCTGGAGGTTACCCAGTAAGAGGGGGAAATACTGGCTGGGGGCAGGCAGGGGGCCACCCtggtggagggatgggaggaggttaCCAACCCAACTGGAACCCAAACAATAAGATCCTCAGTCCCCGCTATGGTGGAGGCTATGGTTATGGAGGTGGGCACGGAGGTATGGGAGGTGGCTCTCCCTTCTCACGTTCAGTTCAGGGAATGGGGCAGTACCCCTCTACTCAGTCCAAGGGGTTTGCTAAGAAGgcttttatggctgcaggggttGGGGCCGTGGCAGGGATGGCGATTGGCTATGGCCTTGGGCGTTTCCCTCGTCCAAACTTCAACTTCCGCAACCCTCAGGAAGAGCAGTCCTACAACAACTACATGTACAGAAAATATGGCGAACGCTCCACAGACGAAAACGACTATGGCCGGGACTACACCTACAAAGTACCTCCACGGGCAGAGTCCTACGACAGCTTCATGGATACCTGCATGAAGAGGAATGACCTTCTGCAGGACCAGGGCAGAGACTCCCAGGCCACACCTAACAACCAGAAGAACAACCCTCAGGGAGCCAACAGCCAGAGCATGCCCATCACTCCTGAGGTGGGGAACAGCAGTCCAGCTAGCAACCAGGAGGGAACAGACAAAGTGAAGCCTCTCACCCCTGCCCCTGGCGAGATAGCTGGAGAGGGTAAGGAAGAGGCTGATGGCCCCACAGTGAGCATTGAAGAGATTGGTTACCCTGCATTGGTGGAGCAGCTGAAGAACCGGAAGTGTGTGGAGCTGTACATAAACCACTCAGAGCGCTTCCTAGAGAAGCAGACAGCCGAACGCAGCAgcggcaacaacaacaacaacaacaaaaatctgaaCAGTCGCAGCAACCCCCTCGGTCAGGGGCTGCTACAGCTGATAACCAGTCTCCTCATGGTCCTGAGCAGCACTCTTCTACTACACTGA